A genomic segment from Burkholderia plantarii encodes:
- a CDS encoding FUSC family protein: protein MLRHLHHRLRHVVTTRLRTLNVLAGAWSRRRPLWMVSFAVNDASLAEGLRAACASTAMLVAGNLLHEPEFAWAAIGAFWTCLADAAGSNRTRFASMASFAVLSTLCGGITAFTSGVGTVAALLAVLVFTSLGALGRIWGAATAQVTILAATACVVMADRPMHDWHDGLAFLGVYFVGCVLAIVLSLTIWRIHPFAQSRAAVRGIYVRLADIALDASRLLTDAEQTQRAWEMHAAKYRSDARSALEAARRTLARMPVAKTDRRESYANLLIAVADGERWFAHLIAVAGVCQRGRQTLRDPRRASRVLAGIAELLHRTGDAIDEAPWERPDALQRRLRRFARGLDAALGESMTMALQLEPDPSDLAHLPRRQMSWTRSLRVVLARAWVTLLANLSWKSIGLRHAARVSVATTLGFLVVRLLGVPFGYWTTMATLLILQPSIAGTWPRSVERAAGSIVGGLLAAAIGLAVHSPIGISLVVFPLVCATMALRPVSYSLFVLFLTPTFVLVADFAMPAANELSYALTRLGNNVLGCVIALVATFVLWPTREQIDIRGQLAAAIAANLRYLVDAIEAPGRANREAERLRREAGLASNNAEEAFNRIRLERLDDTRFDTAASTVLGLLRRMAGTAAHLRASVRGPRMEIDLVEWVAAASDDIDTMLATGRVPPRRPLPPREKLAQLEMDAVGQIALLQRLIGDLQLDDGPLARRSAVPARRAG from the coding sequence ATGCTTCGCCATCTACACCATCGCCTCAGGCATGTCGTCACGACCCGCCTGAGGACGCTTAATGTGCTCGCGGGCGCCTGGTCGCGCCGCCGGCCGCTATGGATGGTGTCGTTCGCGGTCAACGACGCGAGCCTGGCGGAAGGGCTGCGCGCCGCCTGCGCGTCGACGGCGATGCTGGTGGCCGGCAACCTGCTGCACGAGCCCGAGTTCGCCTGGGCCGCGATCGGCGCGTTCTGGACCTGCCTGGCCGACGCGGCGGGCTCGAACCGCACGCGTTTCGCGTCGATGGCGAGTTTCGCGGTGCTGTCCACGCTCTGCGGCGGCATCACCGCGTTCACTTCCGGCGTCGGCACCGTCGCCGCGCTGCTCGCGGTGCTGGTGTTCACCTCGCTCGGCGCGCTGGGCCGGATCTGGGGCGCCGCCACCGCGCAGGTGACGATCCTGGCCGCCACCGCCTGCGTGGTGATGGCCGATCGGCCAATGCACGACTGGCATGACGGGCTCGCCTTCCTTGGCGTCTACTTCGTCGGCTGCGTGCTGGCGATCGTGCTGAGCCTGACGATCTGGCGCATCCATCCGTTCGCGCAGAGCCGTGCCGCGGTGCGCGGCATCTACGTGCGGCTCGCCGATATCGCGCTCGATGCCTCGCGCCTGCTGACGGACGCGGAACAGACGCAGCGCGCGTGGGAAATGCATGCCGCGAAATACCGCTCCGACGCGCGCTCGGCGCTCGAGGCGGCGCGCCGCACGCTCGCGCGCATGCCGGTGGCGAAGACGGACCGGCGCGAGTCGTATGCGAACCTGCTGATCGCGGTGGCCGACGGCGAGCGCTGGTTCGCGCACCTGATCGCGGTGGCGGGCGTCTGTCAGCGCGGCCGGCAGACGCTGCGCGATCCGCGCCGCGCCTCGCGCGTGCTGGCCGGCATCGCCGAGCTGCTGCATCGTACCGGCGACGCGATCGACGAGGCGCCGTGGGAGCGGCCCGACGCGCTGCAGCGCCGGCTGCGCCGCTTTGCGCGCGGGCTCGACGCGGCGCTCGGCGAATCGATGACGATGGCCCTGCAGCTGGAACCCGATCCGTCCGATCTCGCGCACCTGCCGCGCCGGCAGATGTCGTGGACGCGCAGCCTGCGCGTGGTGCTCGCGCGCGCCTGGGTGACGCTGCTCGCGAACCTGTCGTGGAAGTCGATCGGGCTGCGGCACGCGGCACGCGTCTCGGTGGCCACCACGCTCGGCTTTCTGGTGGTGCGGCTGCTCGGCGTGCCGTTCGGCTACTGGACGACAATGGCGACGCTGCTGATCCTGCAGCCGTCGATCGCCGGCACCTGGCCGCGCAGCGTCGAGCGCGCCGCGGGCAGCATCGTCGGCGGCCTGCTGGCGGCCGCGATCGGGCTCGCCGTGCATTCGCCGATCGGCATCTCGCTGGTGGTGTTCCCGCTGGTCTGCGCGACCATGGCGCTGCGGCCCGTCAGCTACAGCCTGTTCGTGCTGTTCCTCACGCCCACCTTCGTGCTGGTGGCCGATTTCGCGATGCCGGCCGCGAACGAGCTGTCCTATGCGCTGACGCGGCTCGGCAACAACGTGCTCGGCTGCGTGATCGCGCTCGTCGCGACCTTCGTGCTGTGGCCCACGCGCGAGCAGATCGACATTCGCGGCCAGCTGGCCGCCGCGATCGCGGCGAACCTGCGCTATCTGGTCGACGCGATCGAGGCGCCGGGCCGCGCGAACCGCGAGGCCGAACGCCTGCGCCGCGAGGCGGGGCTCGCCAGCAACAACGCGGAAGAGGCGTTCAACCGGATTCGTCTCGAACGGCTCGACGACACGCGCTTCGACACGGCCGCCTCCACGGTGCTGGGGCTGCTGCGCCGGATGGCCGGCACCGCCGCGCATCTGCGCGCCAGCGTGCGTGGGCCGCGCATGGAGATCGACCTGGTCGAATGGGTGGCCGCCGCGAGCGACGACATCGACACGATGCTCGCCACCGGCCGCGTGCCGCCGCGCCGTCCGCTGCCGCCGCGCGAGAAGCTCGCGCAGCTCGAGATGGACGCGGTCGGGCAGATCGCGCTGCTGCAGCGCCTGATCGGCGACCTGCAACTCGACGACGGGCCGCTCGCGCGGCGCAGCGCGGTGCCGGCGCGGCGCGCGGGCTGA